One genomic window of Desulfuromonas sp. AOP6 includes the following:
- a CDS encoding efflux RND transporter permease subunit yields the protein MTEKKLSLPTRIVDKFLDGNLSVILILLSVIAGIAALMLTPREEEPQIVVPLADVYVHMPGASAEEVEKQVSTRLEKLLLQVDGVEYVYSMSRPDLAIVTVRFYVGEDRIDSLVKLHNKIITHIDIVPPGVSGWVIKPVEVDDVPIVNLTLYTEALSAYDLRRVSEEVVDRLQSVKNTSVTSVIGGHSRQVQVAVDAVALAARGLDLLDLKRALQAANLDLPAGSFQRNNEEVLVRGGTFLSSAAEMEALVVGVQNGRPVFLRDVAVVEDGMEEVKSYTRLRFGPAEPGADRSKEYQAVHIAVSKQKGTNAVRVAAEAIEAVESMRGTIIPAEIELRVTRNYGETANHKVNELMKHLVIAIVTVLALIFIALGWREALIVAVSIPIIYSLTLLVNYWFGYTINRVTLFALVLALGLLVDDPIVDVENIYRHFKMKKEPPRDAVLTAVDEVRPPVILATLAVIVSFLPMLFITGMMGPYMRPMAVNVPLTMVMSLLVAFTVTPWMTYHVLKGEYGKQEKEYVLEESRIYRVYRRLMLPFLESRGRAWLLVGLVVLLFLGSVAMPAFNLVPLKMLPFDNKNEFQLVVDLPEGATLEETDRAVRALEDYLVTVNEVTDFQSYVGTASAMDFNGMVRHYYLRQAPNLADIRVNLAHKERRAQQSHAITLRLRDDLTRIAAAHGALLKLVEVPPGPPVISTLAAEVYAEPGLSYAEQIAAARLVKERMATEDKVVDVDDSVEAPQRRFQFVPDRTRASLSGVSDAQIAQTLALALAGEKVGAVHLPSERHPLHIMLRLPLDERSSLAALEGLQIRTPSGKMVRLSELGHFEEEVLEPTIYHKNLERVVYVFGEMAGKSPVNAILNLSSHFKENPLPEGARVVWGGEGEWKITVDAFRDLGIAFGAALILIFILLLIETGSYVLPLIIMGAIPLTMIGIMPGFWLLNLIMDRPVGGYDNPVFFTATAMIGMIALAGIVVRNSIILIDFIHHALKRGASLKEAIIESGAVRLRPILLTAGAALLGNWIITLDPIFSGLAWSIIFGVFASTAFTLVVIPVVYWLVYGKNAEQHERRYRP from the coding sequence ATGACGGAAAAAAAGCTCTCACTGCCGACCCGGATTGTCGACAAGTTTCTCGACGGCAACCTGTCGGTCATCCTCATCCTGCTTTCGGTTATTGCCGGTATCGCCGCCCTCATGCTCACGCCCCGGGAAGAAGAGCCACAGATCGTGGTGCCGTTGGCCGATGTCTACGTACACATGCCCGGTGCCAGCGCCGAGGAAGTGGAAAAGCAGGTATCTACCCGCCTGGAGAAGCTACTGCTGCAGGTCGACGGGGTCGAATACGTCTATTCCATGTCCCGCCCGGATCTGGCCATTGTCACCGTACGGTTCTATGTCGGCGAGGATCGTATCGATTCTCTTGTCAAGCTGCACAACAAGATTATCACTCACATCGATATTGTGCCGCCGGGGGTCAGCGGCTGGGTCATCAAGCCGGTGGAAGTGGATGATGTCCCCATTGTTAACCTGACGCTCTATACGGAAGCCCTGTCCGCCTATGATTTGCGCCGGGTCTCTGAAGAGGTAGTCGACCGCCTGCAGTCGGTGAAGAACACCTCGGTGACTTCGGTGATCGGGGGTCATTCCCGCCAGGTGCAGGTGGCCGTGGATGCCGTCGCGCTGGCGGCGCGGGGCCTGGATCTGCTGGACTTGAAACGGGCCCTGCAGGCGGCCAACCTGGACCTGCCTGCCGGCTCCTTCCAGCGCAACAACGAAGAGGTCCTCGTGCGCGGCGGTACATTCCTGAGCTCCGCTGCCGAAATGGAAGCTCTGGTCGTCGGCGTCCAGAATGGCAGACCTGTTTTTCTGCGGGATGTGGCCGTCGTTGAAGATGGCATGGAGGAAGTCAAGAGCTATACCCGCCTGCGCTTTGGCCCGGCCGAACCGGGGGCTGATCGCAGCAAGGAATACCAGGCCGTGCACATCGCCGTGTCCAAGCAGAAGGGAACCAATGCGGTGCGGGTGGCCGCGGAGGCCATCGAGGCGGTGGAATCCATGCGGGGAACGATCATTCCGGCAGAGATCGAGCTGCGGGTCACACGCAACTACGGTGAAACGGCCAACCACAAGGTCAACGAGCTCATGAAGCACCTGGTGATCGCTATCGTCACCGTGCTGGCTCTCATCTTCATCGCCCTTGGCTGGCGGGAGGCCCTGATTGTCGCGGTCTCCATTCCCATCATCTATTCTCTCACCCTGCTGGTCAATTACTGGTTCGGCTACACCATTAACCGGGTGACCCTCTTTGCCCTCGTGCTGGCCCTGGGGCTGCTGGTCGATGACCCCATCGTTGACGTGGAGAATATCTACCGGCACTTCAAGATGAAGAAGGAGCCTCCCCGCGATGCGGTGCTGACCGCGGTGGATGAGGTGCGCCCGCCGGTGATTCTGGCGACCCTGGCCGTTATTGTCTCTTTCCTTCCCATGCTCTTTATTACCGGTATGATGGGGCCCTATATGCGACCTATGGCGGTGAACGTGCCGCTGACCATGGTCATGTCCCTGCTGGTGGCCTTCACGGTGACACCCTGGATGACCTACCATGTCCTCAAGGGGGAGTACGGCAAGCAGGAAAAAGAGTATGTGCTGGAAGAAAGCCGCATCTACCGGGTCTATCGCCGCCTCATGCTCCCCTTTCTGGAGTCCCGCGGTCGTGCCTGGCTGCTGGTGGGCCTGGTAGTGCTGCTCTTTCTGGGCTCGGTCGCCATGCCGGCCTTCAACCTGGTGCCGCTGAAGATGCTTCCCTTCGACAACAAGAACGAGTTTCAGCTGGTGGTCGATCTGCCGGAAGGGGCCACGCTGGAAGAGACGGATCGGGCGGTGCGGGCTCTGGAAGACTACCTGGTGACGGTCAACGAGGTCACTGATTTCCAGTCCTATGTCGGGACAGCCAGCGCCATGGACTTCAACGGCATGGTGCGGCACTACTACCTGCGCCAAGCGCCCAACCTGGCCGATATCCGCGTCAATCTGGCCCACAAGGAACGTAGGGCACAGCAGAGCCATGCCATCACGCTGCGGCTGCGGGACGATCTGACCCGTATCGCCGCCGCCCACGGGGCCCTGCTCAAGCTTGTCGAGGTGCCGCCGGGACCGCCGGTCATCAGCACCCTGGCGGCTGAGGTGTATGCGGAGCCGGGCCTGTCGTACGCTGAACAGATCGCCGCCGCCCGTCTGGTCAAGGAGCGCATGGCCACGGAGGATAAGGTCGTCGATGTGGACGATTCCGTCGAGGCTCCGCAACGGCGCTTTCAGTTCGTGCCTGACCGGACCCGTGCATCCCTGTCGGGGGTGAGCGACGCCCAGATCGCGCAGACGCTGGCCCTGGCGCTGGCCGGCGAAAAGGTCGGTGCAGTCCATCTTCCCAGTGAGCGGCACCCCCTGCACATCATGCTGCGTCTCCCCCTGGACGAACGCTCCTCGCTGGCAGCCCTCGAAGGACTGCAGATACGGACCCCCTCGGGGAAGATGGTGCGCCTGTCCGAACTCGGTCATTTTGAAGAGGAAGTACTGGAACCGACCATTTATCACAAAAACCTGGAGCGGGTCGTCTATGTCTTTGGCGAAATGGCCGGCAAGAGTCCGGTCAATGCGATCCTGAATCTTTCCTCGCATTTCAAGGAAAACCCCCTGCCCGAGGGGGCCAGGGTGGTCTGGGGCGGTGAGGGAGAATGGAAGATCACCGTGGATGCCTTCCGCGATCTGGGCATCGCCTTTGGCGCCGCCCTCATCCTCATTTTCATCCTGCTGCTGATCGAGACCGGTTCGTATGTGCTGCCGCTGATTATCATGGGCGCTATCCCCTTGACCATGATCGGTATCATGCCGGGCTTCTGGCTGCTGAACCTCATCATGGACCGCCCTGTCGGAGGGTACGACAACCCGGTCTTTTTCACGGCGACCGCCATGATCGGCATGATTGCCCTGGCCGGGATCGTGGTGCGTAACTCCATCATTCTCATCGACTTCATCCACCATGCCCTCAAGCGAGGCGCATCCCTCAAAGAGGCGATTATCGAGAGCGGGGCCGTGCGGCTGCGCCCCATTCTGCTGACGGCCGGCGCCGCCCTGCTGGGGAACTGGATCATCACCCTCGATCCGATCTTCTCCGGGCTGGCCTGGTCGATCATCTTCGGGGTTTTTGCGTCGACCGCCTTTACCCTGGTGGTGATACCGGTAGTGTACTGGCTGGTTTACGGGAAAAACGCCGAACAACATGAGAGGAGATATAGACCATGA
- a CDS encoding efflux RND transporter periplasmic adaptor subunit: MKKLMTYCAAVTLLFLTACDGKISPGQTDLEETLLTDLRFHTVTTSVALEEGALVATVESSDRALLTARTDGRLLRLAAREGSLVKKGELLATIGDNTAGRKLQEAEGALGMATARLELAEKTFARYQRLFEKEAITPQELDQVVADLNVARDGQAAAAAAVEAARISSAQTRILAPYDGRVLRHLVEEGSTILPGTPLLEIERQGSWRVRVDVPESYAGRFVSGTRLRVEIPSLSRQLEGAVTEVLPAADPLSRTFQVKVALGAEDGLTSGLFARVFVPDADRTTLFIPRSALLQRGQLAGVYALDKNILHYRLVKTGRQLGDEVEILSGLSAGERILADDVEKARHGARVEEAR, encoded by the coding sequence GTGAAAAAACTGATGACCTATTGCGCAGCGGTGACCCTTCTGTTCCTGACGGCCTGCGACGGGAAGATTTCACCAGGGCAGACGGATTTGGAAGAGACGCTCCTGACGGACCTGCGGTTTCATACCGTGACGACGTCGGTGGCCCTGGAAGAGGGAGCCCTGGTCGCGACGGTGGAAAGTTCTGACCGGGCCCTTCTCACGGCACGTACCGACGGCCGTCTTCTGCGCCTGGCAGCCCGTGAAGGAAGTCTGGTGAAAAAGGGGGAACTGCTGGCGACCATTGGCGACAACACGGCCGGCAGGAAATTGCAAGAGGCCGAAGGCGCTTTGGGCATGGCGACAGCCCGTTTGGAACTGGCGGAAAAGACTTTTGCCCGTTACCAGCGGCTGTTTGAAAAAGAAGCGATAACACCCCAGGAATTGGACCAGGTAGTGGCCGACCTGAACGTGGCCCGGGACGGACAGGCGGCAGCCGCCGCGGCCGTTGAGGCTGCCAGAATCTCTTCGGCCCAGACCCGTATCCTGGCCCCCTATGATGGCCGAGTCCTGCGGCATCTGGTCGAGGAAGGGAGCACGATCCTGCCTGGTACCCCCCTGCTGGAAATCGAACGCCAGGGCTCCTGGCGGGTAAGGGTAGATGTGCCCGAATCCTATGCGGGCCGTTTTGTTTCCGGCACCCGGCTTCGGGTCGAGATTCCTTCCCTTTCAAGACAACTGGAAGGCGCCGTTACCGAAGTGCTGCCAGCCGCCGATCCCCTGAGCCGTACCTTCCAGGTCAAAGTGGCTCTCGGTGCCGAGGATGGACTCACTTCCGGGCTCTTCGCCCGGGTGTTCGTACCGGACGCGGATCGGACAACCCTGTTTATTCCCCGCTCGGCTCTTCTGCAACGGGGCCAGCTGGCGGGAGTCTACGCCCTGGATAAAAACATTTTGCACTACCGCCTGGTGAAGACAGGTCGTCAGCTCGGTGACGAGGTGGAAATCCTCTCCGGACTCTCCGCAGGGGAGCGCATCCTGGCCGATGACGTGGAAAAAGCCCGCCATGGCGCCAGGGTCGAGGAGGCGCGATGA
- a CDS encoding TolC family protein: MFLFFLLSLPTTIWAEALDFSTALQEAIQSRPFAAAARKDAEAAVGAAGEARSRYLPSLTFSERFTWTNEPGSSLFISLNQEDLLIRGADYYNNPDDRKDFETRFDLNQVLYDPDVSYGYRRAQKGAAAANEQARWAEEEAGFALLRAYLGLQQAVGAQDWAASARRQAEEVLRLAQERQAAGLGLKADTLQAAVFLADAQRQERRASNDVAQARQALALALGRDGSDVSLGSPLRPEDFPDPVVDSEIDRGDIRALFLREEEARLAVKQSRAAYFPKVGLGASYVFHDGSSPLGTEAESWMLHAGLTWELFDGFRRSQSRSRAEATREAVQWRRQEAVRQAALQSDEAGRRIEEARLNLETARQSEVQGAESLRLLRERYAEGLTDMADLLAAQTAVERIRLESIQAEAQLIFSLASRHFQQGTFLQTFLPTEEMNP, from the coding sequence TTGTTTCTATTCTTTCTATTGTCGTTGCCCACCACCATCTGGGCGGAAGCCCTCGATTTTTCAACGGCCCTGCAGGAGGCAATCCAGTCACGGCCTTTTGCCGCAGCGGCCCGCAAGGACGCCGAGGCGGCGGTTGGTGCGGCAGGGGAAGCGCGCAGCCGCTATCTCCCCAGCCTGACCTTTTCCGAGAGATTTACCTGGACGAATGAACCGGGTAGCAGTCTCTTTATCAGCCTGAACCAGGAGGATCTCCTTATCCGGGGGGCTGATTACTACAATAACCCTGATGATCGCAAGGACTTCGAAACACGGTTTGATCTGAATCAGGTGCTTTATGACCCGGATGTCTCCTATGGCTATCGGCGCGCTCAAAAGGGGGCGGCCGCTGCCAATGAACAGGCCCGCTGGGCCGAAGAAGAGGCTGGATTCGCCCTGCTGCGGGCTTACCTGGGGTTACAGCAGGCCGTGGGCGCGCAGGACTGGGCAGCAAGCGCGCGCCGTCAGGCTGAAGAAGTGCTTCGCCTCGCTCAAGAGCGCCAGGCGGCAGGGCTGGGACTGAAGGCGGATACTTTGCAGGCGGCCGTTTTTCTTGCGGATGCACAGCGTCAAGAGCGGCGTGCATCCAACGACGTCGCCCAGGCGCGCCAAGCCCTGGCCTTGGCTCTGGGGCGTGATGGCAGCGATGTCAGTCTTGGCAGTCCCCTGCGCCCGGAAGATTTTCCTGATCCTGTCGTCGACTCTGAGATTGATCGAGGCGATATCAGGGCTTTGTTCCTCCGGGAGGAAGAAGCCAGGCTGGCCGTGAAGCAAAGCCGGGCGGCCTATTTCCCCAAAGTGGGGCTTGGTGCCTCCTATGTTTTCCACGACGGCTCGTCGCCTCTCGGCACCGAAGCGGAAAGCTGGATGCTGCATGCCGGCCTGACCTGGGAGCTTTTTGACGGCTTCCGGCGTTCGCAGAGCCGGAGTCGGGCCGAGGCTACCCGTGAAGCAGTGCAGTGGCGGCGGCAGGAAGCGGTTCGTCAGGCGGCTCTGCAGAGTGATGAGGCAGGGCGTCGCATAGAAGAAGCCCGCCTGAACCTGGAAACGGCCCGTCAAAGCGAGGTTCAGGGCGCCGAAAGCCTGCGCCTGCTCAGGGAGCGTTACGCAGAAGGTCTGACGGACATGGCCGACCTGCTGGCGGCCCAGACGGCCGTGGAACGCATTCGCCTGGAGTCTATTCAGGCCGAGGCCCAACTCATTTTTTCCCTGGCTAGCCGCCATTTTCAACAGGGCACCTTTTTGCAGACTTTTCTGCCCACCGAGGAGATGAACCCGTGA